GGCCAGGAAGCCGAAACCGGCCCGGGCTCTCCGGTGACGATCCGCCCGTCGGTGCACGGCGACGTGCTGCACTCGCGGCCGGTGGTGGTCAACTACGGCGGCACGACCGGCGTGGTGGTGTTCTATGGCGCCAACGACGGCGTGTTCCATGCCGTCAACGGCAACCAGACGGCCGGCATCAGCGGCGTGCGCCCGGGCGGCGAACTGTGGGGCTTCATCCCGCCCGAATTCCTCGGCAAGCTGAGCCGGCTGTATACCAATGCGCCCGAAATCAAGCTGTCGACGACGCCCAGCGGCATCACGCCGACGCCGACGCCGCGCGACTACTTCTTCGACGGCAGCACCACCGTCATGCAGGACCAGCGCAATGCGTCCAGCCCGCGCACCATCATCTACCTGACGGCCCGCCGTGGCGGCAGCCTGATCTATGCCATCGAGGTCACGGACCCGCTCAATCCGCGCTATCTGTGGTCGCGCAGCAATAGCGATATTCCGGAGCTGGGCCAGACCTGGTCCAAGCCGCGCGTGATGAGCGTGCAGGGCTACAGCAGTCCGGTCCTGATCATGGGCGCCGGCTACGACACCGCCGAAGACAGTGATCCGTCACCCGGCGTCGATACGGTCGGCCGTGGCGTGATCGTGCTCGATGCCTATACCGGCGTGCCCGTGTGGAGCGGACTGGCCAACTGCACCGGTGTGGCCGGCGTGTGCGTGAAGGTGACGGGCCTGACGCGCTCGATTGCCTCGGACGTGGCCTTGCTGGACCGCACCGGCACCGGCTACATCCAGGCGGCCTATGTGGGCGACGTGGGCGGCAACCTGTGGCGGGTCGATTTCCAGGGCAGCGCGGGCAATACCCCGGCCAACTGGACCATGACCCAGCTGGCCACCCTGGGCGGCTCGGCCACCACCAACAATGCGCGCAAGTTCTTCTATGCGCCCGACATCGTGCCCACGTCCGGCTACAACGCCATCATGGCCGGTACCGGCGACCGCGAGCACCCGCTGTACTCGGCGTCCACCACGCCGGGCACCGCCTACAACGTGGTCAACCGCTTCTACATGATCAAGGATCCGAACACCGGCATCATGCCGTCCAGCTGGACCCCGATCACCGAGGCCAACCTGGTCGATCTGTCCTCGACCACGAAGACGTACGACGGCACCGGCTCCGGCTACTACATCACCCTGCCGAATCCGGGCGAAAAGGTCGTCAATGCGCCGCTCACGGTGGCCGGCTACACGACTTTCGGCACCAATACCCCGGCGGTGCCGCAGGCCGGCACGTGCTACCCCAACCTCGGCGTTGCACGCGATTATTCGGTCGGCTTCCTGTCGGCGGCCGGGCAGAATGCGAACCGGTCGGTGCAGCTCGATGGCGGCGGCTTCCCGCCGTCGGCGGTGTACGGCCTGGTTTCGGTGACCGACAGCAACGGCACGACCAGCCTGACGCCGATCCTGTTCGGCGGCGGCAATCAGACGGGCTCCGGCGGCGGCTCCGCGCTGCAGGCGCACAAGGTCGTGATTACGGGGGCAGGCAAGCGCAAGCGCACCTACTGGTATTCGGAAAGCGACAAGCACTGAGACTGCGCTGACGTGACGGCCGCCATGCATTGGCGGCCGATTACAATGGGTCTTGTGGGCGGTTCGTTTCTTTCACCGAATACCGGAGGATGACCATGAGCGACATCTACGCGTTCGAGGCGGATTCACTGGCAGGCCAGCGCGTGCCGCTGTCGCAGTATCGCGGCAAGGTCCTGCTGATCGTCAACACGGCGAGCCAGTGCGGGTTCACGCCGCAATACGCCGGCCTGGAAGCGGTGTACAAGCGGCTGAACGAAAAGGGGCTGGAGGTCCTCGGCTTTCCGTGCAACCAGTTCGGCAAGCAGGAGCCGGGCGGGGCGGAGGAGATCGGCGCGTTCTGCGAGAAGAACTACGGGGTATCGTTCCCCATGTTCGGCAAGATCGAGGTGAACGGGTCGAACGCGCATCCGCTGTACAAGTGGCTGACCTCGGAGAAGCCCGGCGTGCTGGGCACGGAAGCCATCAAGTGGAACTTCACCAAGTTTCTGCTGCGCCGCGACGGCACGGTCTACAAGCGCTACGCGCCGCTGACCAAGCCCGAGGAGATGCTCGGCGATATCGAGACGCTGCTGGCGGAGCCGGATCCGCTTTGATCGGCGCGCGCCGGACCTAGTCCGTCGAACCCTTCACCTTGCGCATGAAGTCCGCCAGCGAGCGTTCGGCGGATTCGGCGAAATGCCGCGCCAGGATGTCGACCTTGACACAGCGGTCGAGGCGGAAGGTGCGGTAGTCCTGGCGGTGCTCGCACCATGCGGCGACCAGCCAGACCTGTCCCCAGAAGAACAGGCCGAGCGGCTGGATGCAGCGGTCGGTCAACTGGCCCTGCGCATCGCGGTAGGCAAGCCGCGCCACCGCGTGGCGGCTGAGCGCGGCATGCAGCGCGTCAAACGCGTGCCTGACGTCGTGGTTCATGCCGAAGCTGGGCGCGAAGATGCGCGTGGTCTCGGCTTCGGTACGGCGCTCGGCGGGCAGGGCGCCCATCAGTTTTTCCAGCGCGGCCTCGACCGAGCTGGCCATCGCGCCGCCGCTCCACGCCTTGATCATCCGTGCCCCGGCGACCAGCGCCTCCACTTCATCGGTCGTGAACATCAGCGGCGCGAGGTCGAAGCCGGCCCGCATGCGGTAGCCGATGCCGGCCTCGCCCTCGATCGGCACGCCCGAGACCGACAGGTCGCGGATGTCGCGATACACCGTGCGCTCGGACACGCCCAGCCGGTCGGCCAGCATCGCCGCCGTGGTCAGGCGGCGGCCGCGCAGGATCTGCGCGATCTGGAAGAGGCGGTCGGCGCGGCGGGTCATGCGGCGCATTGTAGTGGTCCTGTCGCCGCCTGCAACGCGCGCGGTTTGCCCCTACGCACCGAAGGGCGTCAGTTCGCGTTCGGGATGGATGTCGACGATGTCGACCTGCTCGCCGCGGCGCAGCATGCGCTTGCCCAGGCGCGGGAAGTCGGCGATCTCGATGTTCAGGTGTTCGCCGCCGCACAGGTAGACGAGGTCGTCCCTGCCGCAGTTGCGCAGGTGGTGGGCGACGCCGCTGGGGAAGGCCATGAAGTCGCCGGCGCGCACCCGGTAGATGCCGTCGTCGATCTCGGCCTGGCCTTCGCCCGACAGGATGTAGATCCACTCCTCTTCCCGCTGATGGGCGTGATAGACGAAGGACTCCCTGCCCGGCGGCACGCGCGCGAAGTTGACGCCGGCGCGCTTGAGGCCCAGCAGGCGGCCCATCATGGTGCTGTGGATTTCGGACAGGCTGTTCCACGGATGCGAATACGACTGCGCGCGCGCGGCGATGTCGGCGGCGCGCATCAGATAGGGCGATTGGCTCGGCATGGTGTGCTTCCCGGTCTGGGGTGGGGCCGGCGGTTGCGCCGGCCGGGGCGCTATTGCTGCAGCAGGTACGCCTGCGTCGTCGCATCGGGCTCGTGCAGGCCGATGCGGTTGCCTTCGGTATCGACGATGTGGGCGATGCGGCCCATCCGGTCGGGCAGTGTCATCGGGCCGAACACGCACTGGCCGCCGTTGCCGTTGACGCGCTCGAGCACGGTGTCCAGGTCCGGCGCGTTCAGGTACAGCACGCTGCCCTTGTCGGAGGGCGCGAAGCCCTGGCCGTGGACCAGCGCGCCGTGGACGGTGGTCTCGCCGGCCGGGAACACGCCCATCCGCATGTCGCCCATGTCTTCCTGCCTGAGCCGGGTGTCGAAGACGTGCTCGTAGAACTTCACCGCGCGCGGGAAGTCGGCCGTCGGGATTTCAAACCAGTTGATGACGCTTGCCATGGGGGCGCTCCGATTGGGAGGCAGGCCGTCTGGAGACCTGCCTCGTTGAGGTGGAGCGATTGTGGCGGGGGGCTCCTGACAGCGTTCTGTCAGGAGCCTGCAGGAGGGTGGCGACGCTGCCCGGGCAGTGAGATCCGGGGCGGAAGCTGGATGCCGGCCTAGTGCGGAATCCAGGCGGCGAGCAGCGGCACCATCACCGCTGTCAGGATGCCGTTCAGCCCCATGCCCAGCGCTGCGAACGCGCCGGCCTCCGGGCTTACCTGGAACGCGCGCGCCGTGCCGATGCCGTGCGCCGCGATGCCGGTGGCGAAGCCGCGCACGCTGTATTCGCGGATGCCCAGCAGGTTCAGCAGCCGCGTGGTGGTGCTCGCCCCCAGCAGGCCGGCCATCATCACCATCACTGCCGTGAGCGACGGCGATCCGCCGATCTTCTCGGACACCCCCATGGCGATCGGGATGGTCACCGACTTGGAGGCCAGCGAGCGCAGCGTCTCGGGCGACGCGTCGAGCAGCCACGCCACGCCGACGGCGGACAGGGTGGCGACCAGGGAGCCTGCGAGCAGCCCGCTCAGCAGCGGGATGGCGTGGCGCCGCAGTTTGGGCCACTGGTGGTACAGCGGCACTGCCAGCGCCACCGTGGCCGGGCCCAGCAGGAAGTGCACGAACTGTGCGCCGTCGAAGTAGGTCTTGTACGGCGTGCCCGTCACGGTCAGCAGCGGGACCAGGATGGCTACCGCGATCAGCACCGGATTGGCGAGCGGATTGAAGCGCAGCCGCTGGTAGATCCCGTAGGCGAAGACATAGGCCACCAGCGTGGCGGTCAGCCCCAGCAGCGGCGTGGCGGCCAGGTAGACCCAGAGCTTGTGCAGGTCGGGCGTCATGGCGCCACCTCTTCGTGCGTTTCGCCGCGATCGCCCATGCGGCGCATCAGCGCCCGCGTGACCAGCGCGCACACGCCGATGGCCAGCCACGTGCTGACCGCGACCGCCACCACGATCGGCAGCCATTCCTGGCTGATGCGGTTCATCTGTGCCATCACCCCCACGCCGGCAGGTACGAACAGGATCGACAGGTGCCGCAGCAGTTCGGCAACGGTGCCCTGCATGACTTCCAGGATGCGGCCCTGGTCGGCCAGCAGGGTCAGGAACAGCAGCATCATGCCGATCACCGGTCCGGGCACCGGCAGATGCAGGGCATAGCTCAATAGCTCACCCACCGACTGGAAGGTCAGCAGGATGGCGAAGGTTTGCAGCACGCGGCCTCCAAAATTGAC
The sequence above is a segment of the Ralstonia nicotianae genome. Coding sequences within it:
- a CDS encoding helix-turn-helix transcriptional regulator, with amino-acid sequence MRRMTRRADRLFQIAQILRGRRLTTAAMLADRLGVSERTVYRDIRDLSVSGVPIEGEAGIGYRMRAGFDLAPLMFTTDEVEALVAGARMIKAWSGGAMASSVEAALEKLMGALPAERRTEAETTRIFAPSFGMNHDVRHAFDALHAALSRHAVARLAYRDAQGQLTDRCIQPLGLFFWGQVWLVAAWCEHRQDYRTFRLDRCVKVDILARHFAESAERSLADFMRKVKGSTD
- a CDS encoding CidA/LrgA family protein; this translates as MLQTFAILLTFQSVGELLSYALHLPVPGPVIGMMLLFLTLLADQGRILEVMQGTVAELLRHLSILFVPAGVGVMAQMNRISQEWLPIVVAVAVSTWLAIGVCALVTRALMRRMGDRGETHEEVAP
- a CDS encoding cupin domain-containing protein; the encoded protein is MPSQSPYLMRAADIAARAQSYSHPWNSLSEIHSTMMGRLLGLKRAGVNFARVPPGRESFVYHAHQREEEWIYILSGEGQAEIDDGIYRVRAGDFMAFPSGVAHHLRNCGRDDLVYLCGGEHLNIEIADFPRLGKRMLRRGEQVDIVDIHPERELTPFGA
- a CDS encoding LrgB family protein; protein product: MTPDLHKLWVYLAATPLLGLTATLVAYVFAYGIYQRLRFNPLANPVLIAVAILVPLLTVTGTPYKTYFDGAQFVHFLLGPATVALAVPLYHQWPKLRRHAIPLLSGLLAGSLVATLSAVGVAWLLDASPETLRSLASKSVTIPIAMGVSEKIGGSPSLTAVMVMMAGLLGASTTTRLLNLLGIREYSVRGFATGIAAHGIGTARAFQVSPEAGAFAALGMGLNGILTAVMVPLLAAWIPH
- a CDS encoding glutathione peroxidase, with the protein product MSDIYAFEADSLAGQRVPLSQYRGKVLLIVNTASQCGFTPQYAGLEAVYKRLNEKGLEVLGFPCNQFGKQEPGGAEEIGAFCEKNYGVSFPMFGKIEVNGSNAHPLYKWLTSEKPGVLGTEAIKWNFTKFLLRRDGTVYKRYAPLTKPEEMLGDIETLLAEPDPL
- a CDS encoding VOC family protein; this translates as MASVINWFEIPTADFPRAVKFYEHVFDTRLRQEDMGDMRMGVFPAGETTVHGALVHGQGFAPSDKGSVLYLNAPDLDTVLERVNGNGGQCVFGPMTLPDRMGRIAHIVDTEGNRIGLHEPDATTQAYLLQQ